A region of Corynebacterium glucuronolyticum DSM 44120 DNA encodes the following proteins:
- a CDS encoding DUF732 domain-containing protein — protein sequence MKKLSLVALAFLLTACGSATSESTDDSQTVATSIPKIERSVNPTTGSAAPRQTAPQVQDGEASEVSSVPVPQDKRTDGEVDYLAQLDEQGITTQGMEDQLIGAGQQACRAGKDSYIIPAVGGQLVEQKKTDLTPEEASNVIRAAASDHLC from the coding sequence ATGAAGAAACTCAGCCTGGTGGCACTCGCTTTCTTGCTCACAGCCTGTGGGTCGGCAACGAGCGAGTCCACCGATGATTCACAGACAGTTGCCACGAGTATCCCAAAAATTGAGCGTAGCGTGAACCCGACAACGGGTTCTGCCGCACCCCGTCAGACCGCCCCCCAGGTGCAGGACGGCGAGGCCAGCGAGGTCTCCTCCGTTCCCGTGCCGCAGGATAAGCGGACGGACGGGGAGGTGGACTACCTTGCGCAGCTTGATGAGCAGGGGATCACCACCCAAGGCATGGAGGATCAGCTGATTGGGGCCGGCCAGCAGGCCTGCCGCGCCGGCAAGGATTCCTACATCATCCCTGCCGTCGGTGGTCAGCTCGTTGAACAGAAAAAGACCGATCTGACACCCGAGGAGGCCTCCAACGTGATTCGCGCCGCTGCCTCCGATCACCTGTGCTAA
- a CDS encoding Panacea domain-containing protein, whose product MATVLDAGQYITELVPNVDKMKLYKLCYFAQGWNLAWTGRRLFPEDFQAWTYGPVPVELRNCTDPIANGNTIPFVPRGDSSELTVAEKRTIESIVDFYGKSRSFQLSFESHGLAWREARGGLPNESRSSDVLHTATIRREFIEYLRSSEENPVAPRENLFPEHVTLEEGLSLADQVKETWKDSLALLATR is encoded by the coding sequence ATGGCTACTGTGCTTGACGCTGGACAATACATAACAGAGCTTGTCCCGAACGTGGACAAGATGAAACTTTACAAGCTTTGTTACTTTGCTCAAGGCTGGAATCTTGCATGGACCGGTCGGCGACTCTTCCCGGAAGATTTCCAGGCCTGGACTTACGGGCCCGTACCTGTTGAGCTGAGGAACTGTACCGATCCGATCGCGAACGGCAACACCATCCCATTCGTCCCCAGAGGCGACTCTAGTGAGCTCACCGTTGCGGAAAAGCGAACGATTGAGAGCATTGTCGACTTTTACGGCAAAAGCAGGTCTTTCCAGCTGTCCTTCGAGAGTCATGGGCTCGCTTGGCGCGAAGCCCGTGGGGGGCTACCCAATGAATCCCGTAGTAGCGACGTACTCCATACTGCGACAATCCGCAGGGAGTTTATTGAATATCTGCGATCTTCGGAAGAAAACCCAGTAGCTCCGAGAGAGAATTTGTTTCCAGAGCACGTCACGCTAGAGGAAGGCCTATCTCTCGCTGACCAGGTAAAGGAAACGTGGAAAGACTCTCTCGCTTTACTTGCAACCCGTTAA
- a CDS encoding toxin: MASALAMLFRLQRIPYGSKHWMMVRSSGENYVLGSIPHARLLETVVVVSVDGEEVFIHAMKARAKYIDLLG; encoded by the coding sequence ATGGCATCAGCGCTCGCGATGCTTTTCAGGCTGCAACGGATTCCCTATGGGTCGAAACACTGGATGATGGTTCGGAGCAGTGGGGAGAACTACGTCTTGGGTTCGATACCCCATGCCAGACTTCTTGAAACCGTTGTCGTTGTTTCAGTAGACGGCGAAGAAGTTTTCATCCATGCAATGAAAGCCAGAGCAAAGTACATCGATCTTCTCGGCTGA
- a CDS encoding alpha/beta hydrolase-fold protein, with translation MSSRLRYLAYPLALSLLITPVAGAQSSFPSVPNQPGLSDYLQDDVPQRTPIRTDYPEIKGLPDGVSVDRVEWITDRRIAVFIKSAAMPGEPVQVQMLLARDWYSNPAKTYPEVWALDGLRALDTENGWTINTNIEQMFADKNVNVILPVGGESSFYSDWLKENNGKNYKWETFLTQELPAVLKQGYRSNGQRAITGISMGGTAAMNLAQHRPDMFNFVGSFSGYLDTTSPGMPLAIRGALSDAGGYDATAMWGPDGSQQWIDHDPKLGLDALKGKTVYVSSGSGKDDFGEPGSVATGPANPAGIGLEVVSRMTTQTFVDRANRAGLKVISQFRGSGVHAWPYWQFEMVQAWPYIADSLGLSKEDRGADCATVGAIAEATASGDYGSCTVNEYDVKGGKAQDFRRGRAYWSPDTGAHVLFGRIGAVYAEAGGPESWLGFPTTGEQVTPDGHGRYVHFQNGSIYWTPETDAQAIPKDMFDAWGENGWEAGDLGYPVSAPKEHDGKLVQTFQRGFIVRNSDKAYWVRGEIAKKYGLLDTVNSKLGAPVGNEELINGGALQRFEEGSIYWSPATGANVIFNGPIRDAWGEAGWENGKFGFPAKDQEKIPAGGEKVVFEHGTISQINGKIVEK, from the coding sequence ATGTCTTCACGACTGCGCTATCTTGCCTACCCGCTCGCCCTGAGCCTCCTCATCACCCCGGTCGCCGGCGCGCAAAGCTCCTTCCCGAGCGTGCCTAACCAGCCGGGACTCTCCGACTACCTCCAGGACGATGTCCCCCAGCGCACCCCGATCCGCACGGACTACCCGGAGATCAAGGGGCTTCCCGACGGTGTCTCCGTCGACCGCGTCGAGTGGATCACCGACCGCCGCATCGCCGTCTTCATCAAGTCCGCCGCCATGCCCGGCGAGCCGGTCCAGGTGCAGATGCTGCTCGCCCGCGACTGGTACTCCAACCCGGCCAAGACCTACCCGGAGGTGTGGGCTCTCGACGGCCTGCGCGCCCTGGACACCGAAAACGGCTGGACAATCAACACCAACATTGAGCAGATGTTCGCGGATAAGAACGTCAACGTCATCCTGCCGGTTGGTGGCGAAAGCTCCTTCTACTCGGATTGGCTGAAGGAGAATAACGGCAAAAACTACAAGTGGGAGACGTTCCTCACCCAGGAGCTGCCGGCCGTGCTGAAGCAGGGCTACCGTTCCAACGGCCAGCGCGCCATCACGGGCATCTCCATGGGCGGCACGGCGGCGATGAACCTCGCCCAGCACCGTCCCGATATGTTTAACTTCGTCGGTTCGTTCTCGGGCTACCTGGATACCACCTCGCCGGGCATGCCACTGGCCATCCGCGGCGCGCTCTCCGATGCTGGTGGCTACGATGCCACGGCCATGTGGGGCCCGGATGGATCCCAGCAGTGGATTGATCACGATCCGAAGCTCGGCCTCGACGCGCTGAAGGGCAAGACGGTCTACGTGTCCTCCGGTTCGGGTAAGGACGACTTCGGCGAGCCGGGGTCGGTGGCGACGGGTCCGGCCAATCCGGCGGGCATCGGCCTGGAGGTGGTTTCCCGCATGACCACCCAGACTTTCGTCGATCGCGCGAACCGGGCGGGTCTGAAAGTCATCTCGCAATTCCGTGGAAGTGGCGTCCACGCCTGGCCGTACTGGCAGTTTGAGATGGTGCAGGCCTGGCCGTACATCGCCGATTCCCTCGGCCTGTCCAAGGAGGATCGTGGCGCCGACTGCGCCACGGTCGGTGCGATCGCCGAGGCCACCGCGAGCGGCGATTACGGTTCCTGTACGGTCAACGAGTACGACGTCAAGGGTGGCAAGGCACAGGACTTCCGCCGCGGCCGCGCCTACTGGTCGCCCGACACCGGCGCCCACGTCCTCTTCGGTCGGATCGGTGCTGTCTACGCCGAGGCTGGCGGTCCCGAAAGCTGGCTCGGCTTCCCGACGACCGGTGAGCAGGTAACCCCGGACGGTCACGGTCGGTACGTGCACTTCCAAAACGGCTCCATCTACTGGACCCCGGAGACCGACGCCCAGGCCATCCCCAAGGACATGTTCGATGCCTGGGGCGAGAACGGCTGGGAGGCCGGCGACCTGGGCTACCCTGTGTCGGCACCGAAGGAGCACGACGGCAAGCTGGTGCAGACCTTCCAGCGTGGCTTCATCGTCCGCAACAGCGACAAGGCCTACTGGGTCCGCGGCGAGATCGCCAAGAAGTACGGCCTGCTTGACACGGTGAACTCCAAGCTCGGCGCCCCGGTGGGCAACGAGGAGCTTATCAACGGTGGCGCGCTGCAGCGCTTCGAGGAGGGCAGCATCTACTGGTCCCCGGCAACCGGCGCGAATGTGATCTTCAACGGCCCGATCCGCGACGCCTGGGGCGAAGCCGGCTGGGAGAACGGCAAGTTCGGCTTCCCGGCCAAGGACCAGGAGAAGATCCCCGCCGGCGGCGAGAAGGTCGTCTTCGAGCACGGGACCATCTCTCAGATCAACGGCAAAATTGTGGAGAAGTAA
- a CDS encoding DUF2283 domain-containing protein translates to MELTYDAEADAAYLLPTAASTPSEKQVVCDVQDGEVIVDIDARGTIIGIEFVCASRILPEEFQRA, encoded by the coding sequence ATGGAACTGACCTATGACGCTGAGGCCGATGCAGCGTATCTCTTGCCGACAGCTGCGAGTACCCCCTCGGAAAAGCAGGTGGTGTGTGACGTGCAGGATGGAGAGGTGATCGTGGATATCGATGCGCGGGGCACGATCATCGGGATCGAGTTCGTCTGTGCGTCGCGGATACTGCCCGAAGAGTTTCAACGGGCGTAG
- a CDS encoding Fic family protein has product MAQLLPDPQFNEDSFIKLLVELACNLNAQCGDLTKPNGKKHEYSGFSVSTEGLESAIAAPFQSFGGHPRFASVYDVASALLINIATGHHFQDGNKRTALLISLVYLRFFSINVRPPSPEAGSRLVEDLVTRTDLSYEQRRQYTSQKLINWTDLR; this is encoded by the coding sequence GTGGCCCAGTTGCTTCCAGATCCACAATTCAACGAGGATAGCTTTATCAAGCTCCTCGTTGAATTAGCATGTAACCTCAACGCGCAATGTGGTGACCTCACCAAACCGAATGGCAAAAAGCACGAGTATTCCGGTTTTTCAGTCAGCACTGAAGGTCTTGAGTCTGCGATTGCAGCACCATTTCAGAGCTTTGGAGGCCACCCTCGGTTCGCTTCCGTGTACGATGTTGCCTCAGCACTATTGATCAATATTGCGACGGGTCATCATTTCCAAGATGGCAACAAAAGAACAGCACTCCTCATTTCATTGGTTTACCTGAGGTTCTTCAGTATTAATGTCCGACCGCCATCTCCAGAGGCAGGTTCTCGTCTGGTAGAAGACCTCGTTACCCGCACCGACCTTTCTTACGAACAAAGACGTCAGTACACAAGCCAAAAGCTAATCAACTGGACTGACCTCCGATAG
- the glf gene encoding UDP-galactopyranose mutase, with product MKYDLIVVGAGLFGLTVAERVANEYGKRVLIVERRDHIGGNCYSERDPETGIEVHKYGAHLFHTSNKRVWEYVNRFTSFTGYQHRVFAMHDGQAYQFPMGLGLISQFFGKYYSPEEAKKLIAEQASEIDTDEATNLEEKAISLIGRPLYEAFIKNYTAKQWQTDPKKLPASNITRLPVRYTFDNRYFNDTYEGLPVNGYTAWLEKMVASELIDVQLSTDWFEVRDQYEGIPVVYTGPVDRYFDYSAGRLGWRTLDFEWETLDVKDFQGTPVMNYNDADVPYTRILEFRHFHPERNYESDKTVIVKEYSRAAEEGDEVYYPINTPEDREKVAKYRELVEKEDGVLFGGRLGTYHYLDMHMAIASALTMVDNKIPELLGL from the coding sequence ATGAAATATGACTTGATCGTTGTAGGTGCGGGCCTGTTCGGCCTGACAGTGGCCGAGCGCGTGGCCAACGAGTACGGCAAGCGGGTGCTCATCGTGGAGCGCCGCGATCACATCGGCGGTAACTGCTACTCAGAGCGTGACCCGGAAACAGGCATTGAGGTGCACAAGTACGGGGCTCACCTGTTCCACACCTCCAACAAGCGGGTGTGGGAATACGTCAACCGGTTCACCTCGTTTACCGGCTACCAGCACCGCGTGTTTGCCATGCATGACGGCCAGGCCTACCAGTTCCCCATGGGGCTCGGGCTCATCTCCCAGTTCTTTGGCAAGTACTACTCGCCGGAGGAGGCCAAAAAGCTCATCGCCGAGCAGGCCAGCGAGATCGATACGGACGAGGCTACCAACCTGGAAGAAAAGGCCATCAGCCTCATCGGGCGTCCGCTGTATGAGGCGTTTATTAAGAACTACACGGCTAAGCAGTGGCAGACGGATCCGAAGAAGCTTCCGGCCTCGAACATCACGCGCCTGCCGGTGCGTTACACCTTCGATAATCGCTATTTCAACGACACCTACGAGGGTCTCCCCGTTAACGGCTACACCGCGTGGCTGGAGAAGATGGTTGCTTCGGAGCTTATCGACGTCCAGTTGTCCACCGATTGGTTCGAGGTCCGCGACCAGTATGAGGGTATCCCGGTTGTCTACACTGGCCCGGTTGATCGTTACTTTGATTACTCCGCCGGTCGCCTCGGGTGGCGCACCCTCGACTTCGAGTGGGAAACGCTGGATGTGAAGGATTTCCAGGGCACCCCGGTGATGAACTACAACGATGCGGATGTGCCGTACACCCGCATCCTGGAGTTCCGTCATTTCCACCCGGAGCGCAATTACGAATCCGACAAGACCGTGATTGTGAAGGAGTACTCCCGCGCCGCTGAGGAAGGCGACGAGGTGTACTACCCGATTAATACGCCGGAGGACCGCGAGAAGGTGGCTAAGTACCGCGAGCTTGTAGAAAAGGAAGACGGTGTCCTCTTCGGCGGACGGCTGGGCACCTACCATTACCTCGACATGCACATGGCTATCGCCAGCGCCCTCACGATGGTCGACAACAAGATCCCCGAGCTCCTCGGCCTCTAA
- a CDS encoding glycosyltransferase, which translates to MTKAVERLQRVLLPRRGEPKDVRSLYLLEEGGCRWSDRFSLTIPAGEEVSFETYFGAFPASYWRRWTVLESVILRIEVEGAARVECYRSKIDGARISLGGELVEDGVHEFELSLAPFEDGGWLWFDITAESDCRIVSAEWWAPREPAEHAGEAKVTVGIPTFNRPQDAVAALYALAEDPEVDKVVDAIIMPDQGTKHPADEPGYQEITEHFGDRFFEFRQGNLGGSGGYSRIMFEALGDKTPDSPYIVYMDDDIAIEPDSILRALAVSRYAEKPMLVGGQMLNLQERSHLHSMGEVIDPVTFMWTSAPHVHYDHNFAKHPLSDQGKFGDKPDAPNSRDLHRRIDVDYNGWWMCMYPREVAEKIGQPLPLFIKWDDAEFGIRAGKAGYPTASWPGIAIWHMAWSDKDDAIDWQAYFHLRNRLIVAALHHDGPVKGILRSMQKATIKHLMCLEYSTVAIQNEAMRDFLAGPEQLFRVLESSLPKVAGIRKQYPDAVKLPTAADLPRPSGAPGVPTKDIGGRLAPLKKAIWLAKGLKHSLSKENKEHHDVPQANWAPIEARWFSLSRVDGATVTTADGTGVVYRKRDRDKAKALLEESHALQQEVVQRFDEMRERYRGAHEWLTSREAWGEVFED; encoded by the coding sequence ATGACTAAGGCAGTAGAGCGCCTCCAGCGGGTACTTCTCCCGCGCCGGGGAGAACCGAAAGACGTACGCAGTCTGTACCTCTTAGAAGAAGGAGGGTGCCGCTGGAGTGACCGCTTCAGCCTCACCATCCCCGCAGGCGAAGAAGTCAGCTTCGAAACCTACTTCGGCGCCTTCCCCGCCTCCTACTGGCGGCGCTGGACTGTCCTCGAGTCCGTCATCCTCCGCATCGAGGTGGAAGGCGCAGCGCGTGTGGAATGCTACCGCTCAAAAATCGACGGTGCCCGCATCAGCCTCGGCGGTGAACTCGTCGAAGACGGCGTCCACGAATTCGAGCTCTCCCTCGCCCCATTCGAAGACGGCGGCTGGCTGTGGTTCGACATCACCGCCGAATCGGACTGCCGCATCGTCTCCGCCGAATGGTGGGCGCCCCGCGAGCCCGCCGAACACGCCGGAGAAGCCAAGGTCACCGTGGGTATCCCCACGTTCAACCGGCCGCAGGATGCCGTCGCCGCCCTCTACGCGCTGGCGGAGGATCCCGAGGTAGACAAAGTCGTCGACGCGATCATCATGCCCGACCAGGGCACGAAGCACCCCGCCGACGAGCCCGGCTATCAGGAGATCACCGAGCACTTCGGCGACCGCTTCTTCGAGTTCCGCCAGGGCAACCTCGGCGGCTCCGGAGGATACTCGCGCATCATGTTCGAGGCGCTGGGGGACAAGACACCGGACAGCCCCTACATCGTCTACATGGATGATGACATCGCCATCGAGCCCGACTCCATCCTCCGCGCGCTGGCCGTGTCCCGCTACGCCGAAAAGCCGATGCTCGTCGGCGGGCAGATGCTCAACCTCCAGGAGCGCAGCCACCTGCACTCCATGGGCGAGGTCATCGACCCGGTGACCTTCATGTGGACCTCCGCCCCGCACGTCCACTACGACCACAACTTCGCCAAGCACCCCTTGAGCGATCAGGGCAAGTTCGGCGACAAGCCGGATGCCCCGAACTCCCGCGACCTGCACCGCCGCATTGATGTCGACTACAACGGTTGGTGGATGTGCATGTACCCGCGCGAGGTCGCCGAAAAGATCGGCCAGCCGCTGCCGCTGTTCATCAAGTGGGACGACGCCGAGTTCGGCATCCGCGCCGGCAAGGCGGGCTACCCCACGGCAAGTTGGCCGGGCATTGCCATCTGGCACATGGCCTGGTCGGACAAGGATGATGCCATCGACTGGCAGGCCTACTTCCACCTCCGCAACCGCCTCATCGTCGCCGCGCTGCACCACGACGGCCCCGTCAAGGGGATCCTCCGCAGCATGCAGAAGGCGACCATCAAGCACCTCATGTGCCTCGAGTACTCCACGGTCGCCATCCAAAACGAGGCCATGCGGGACTTCCTCGCCGGTCCCGAGCAGCTTTTCCGCGTCCTCGAGTCCTCACTGCCCAAGGTGGCAGGCATCCGCAAGCAGTACCCCGACGCGGTGAAACTCCCCACCGCCGCAGATCTCCCGCGCCCCTCCGGCGCGCCGGGTGTCCCCACCAAGGACATCGGTGGCAGGCTTGCGCCGCTGAAGAAGGCGATCTGGCTTGCAAAAGGGCTGAAGCACTCCCTGAGCAAGGAGAATAAGGAGCATCACGACGTGCCGCAGGCGAACTGGGCGCCGATCGAGGCCCGCTGGTTCTCTCTGTCGCGTGTCGACGGCGCGACGGTCACCACCGCCGACGGGACCGGCGTGGTGTACCGTAAGCGTGACCGTGACAAGGCCAAGGCGCTGCTGGAGGAGTCGCATGCTCTTCAGCAGGAGGTCGTGCAGCGGTTTGATGAAATGCGTGAGCGCTACCGTGGTGCCCACGAGTGGTTGACATCACGCGAAGCATGGGGAGAGGTTTTTGAAGATTAA
- a CDS encoding alpha/beta hydrolase, with protein MRKLMRRAVAAIMAFVLAVTVTPAAQAANRDWLRNDSTGQCEWDRAQNWVQYCTVWSPSMEKHIPVHIQPAIRGGNAGLYLLDGMRALPDRSAWTTDVNAAELFVDSNITLVMPAGGAGSFYSDWDGPATFNFKQPVKYRWETFLTQELPSYLETNFGVARNNNSIAGLSMGATAAISLAAKHPDQFRQAISWSGYLTTTLPGMQSLLRLALLDVGGFNILTMYGSTINPRRFENDPFWNMGGLKNTDVYISAGPGIPGPADAGYPTGQKISGALLEWFSAYSTTLWETKARATGLHVTADYPKTGLHNWMNWRDQMIRTKPRILDVMNAW; from the coding sequence ATGAGGAAGTTGATGCGACGCGCCGTCGCGGCGATCATGGCCTTTGTGTTGGCCGTTACCGTGACGCCGGCCGCCCAGGCCGCGAACCGTGACTGGTTGCGCAACGATTCCACCGGCCAGTGCGAGTGGGACCGGGCACAAAACTGGGTCCAGTACTGCACCGTCTGGTCCCCGTCCATGGAAAAGCACATCCCCGTCCATATCCAGCCAGCCATCCGCGGCGGCAACGCAGGCCTCTATCTTCTCGACGGCATGCGCGCCCTCCCGGACCGCTCCGCCTGGACCACCGATGTGAACGCGGCGGAGCTCTTCGTCGATTCCAACATCACCCTCGTCATGCCCGCCGGCGGTGCCGGTTCCTTCTACTCTGACTGGGACGGCCCAGCCACCTTCAACTTCAAACAGCCCGTGAAGTACCGCTGGGAGACCTTCCTCACCCAGGAGCTGCCCTCTTACCTGGAGACGAACTTCGGTGTCGCGCGCAACAACAACTCCATCGCCGGCCTGTCCATGGGCGCCACCGCAGCCATTTCGCTCGCCGCCAAGCACCCCGACCAGTTCCGCCAGGCCATCAGCTGGTCCGGCTACCTCACCACGACCCTGCCGGGCATGCAGTCCCTGCTCCGCCTCGCGCTTCTCGACGTCGGTGGCTTCAACATCCTCACGATGTACGGTTCCACCATCAACCCCCGCCGCTTCGAGAACGATCCCTTCTGGAACATGGGCGGCCTAAAGAACACGGACGTCTACATCTCCGCCGGCCCCGGCATCCCCGGCCCTGCCGATGCCGGCTATCCCACCGGCCAGAAGATCTCCGGTGCCCTCCTCGAGTGGTTCTCCGCCTACTCGACGACCCTCTGGGAGACCAAGGCCCGCGCCACCGGCCTCCACGTCACCGCCGACTACCCCAAGACCGGCCTCCACAACTGGATGAACTGGCGCGACCAGATGATCCGCACCAAGCCCCGCATCCTCGATGTCATGAACGCCTGGTAA
- a CDS encoding phosphatase PAP2 family protein gives MKIKGDPWGESDILVALQEATRSLQPALGATARGMSHFGEHALGWMGIAAAGALFDAKTRRKAWIEMGTAAFTSHAASVILKRIVRRPRPHREDIEIGVGTPSALSFPSSHATSTTAALVYTGWIIDNKAVYVGIPAMMASRMVLGVHYPTDVTAGALLGAATAVAVRKSNVVGRILSRAGRL, from the coding sequence TTGAAGATTAAAGGTGATCCGTGGGGCGAGTCCGATATTCTCGTCGCCCTGCAAGAGGCAACACGTAGCCTGCAGCCCGCGCTGGGAGCGACCGCCCGTGGCATGAGCCACTTCGGTGAGCACGCGCTCGGCTGGATGGGCATCGCCGCCGCCGGCGCGCTTTTCGACGCGAAAACACGCCGCAAGGCGTGGATCGAGATGGGCACCGCAGCGTTTACCAGCCACGCGGCCTCCGTCATCCTCAAACGCATCGTGCGCCGCCCGCGCCCGCACCGCGAGGACATCGAGATCGGCGTCGGCACGCCCAGTGCGCTGAGCTTTCCGTCCTCGCACGCCACGAGCACCACGGCAGCGCTCGTCTACACGGGCTGGATCATCGACAATAAGGCCGTCTACGTCGGCATTCCCGCGATGATGGCTTCGCGTATGGTGCTCGGCGTACACTACCCCACGGACGTGACGGCTGGCGCGCTGCTTGGCGCCGCGACGGCCGTTGCCGTGCGTAAAAGCAACGTTGTAGGAAGGATTCTGAGCCGTGCCGGACGACTTTAA
- a CDS encoding decaprenyl-phosphate phosphoribosyltransferase yields MPDDFNSEPHTQGIEAPVDSGANASKKRPPKNLPDAMIKALRPKQWVKNVLVVAAPAAAGSEALTNVGTLRDIVIAFAVFCMAASSIYLINDARDVESDRQHPTKRFRPIAAGVLPVNLAYVMAVVLIVAAIGVSFLATAGSSLAIVVAIYIALQLGYCFGWKHQPVLDIALVSSGFMLRAMAGGVAASIDLSQWFLIVAAFGSLFMASGKRYAELILARETGAKIRKSLAGYTDTYLRFVWTLSATAVVMSYSLWGFEMAEAARQAGSAGAIWYQISMVPFTIAILRYAADVDRGDGGAPDELALTDRTLQLLAVAWLVCIVLAVYITPAVL; encoded by the coding sequence GTGCCGGACGACTTTAACTCTGAGCCGCACACCCAGGGCATCGAGGCACCTGTGGATTCAGGCGCGAATGCGTCAAAGAAGCGCCCCCCGAAGAACCTGCCGGATGCCATGATTAAGGCGTTGCGCCCCAAGCAGTGGGTGAAAAACGTCCTCGTCGTCGCCGCCCCCGCGGCCGCCGGCTCGGAGGCGCTCACCAACGTCGGCACGCTGCGCGACATCGTCATCGCGTTCGCCGTGTTCTGCATGGCCGCCAGCTCGATCTACCTCATCAACGACGCGCGCGACGTGGAGTCCGACCGCCAGCACCCGACCAAACGCTTCCGCCCGATCGCCGCCGGCGTGCTGCCGGTGAACCTCGCCTACGTCATGGCGGTGGTGCTCATCGTCGCGGCGATCGGCGTCTCCTTCCTCGCCACGGCGGGCAGCTCACTGGCCATCGTCGTCGCCATCTACATCGCCCTCCAGCTGGGCTACTGCTTCGGCTGGAAGCACCAGCCGGTGCTGGACATCGCCCTGGTCAGCTCGGGCTTCATGCTGCGGGCGATGGCCGGTGGTGTCGCCGCCTCCATCGACCTGTCGCAGTGGTTCCTCATCGTCGCGGCCTTCGGCTCGCTGTTCATGGCCTCCGGCAAGCGCTACGCGGAGCTCATCCTCGCCCGCGAGACGGGCGCGAAGATCCGCAAGTCGCTGGCCGGTTACACGGATACGTACCTGCGCTTCGTCTGGACGCTGTCGGCAACGGCCGTGGTCATGAGCTACTCCCTGTGGGGCTTCGAGATGGCTGAGGCCGCCCGCCAGGCGGGTTCTGCCGGCGCGATCTGGTACCAGATCTCCATGGTTCCGTTCACCATCGCGATCCTCCGCTACGCCGCCGACGTTGACCGTGGCGACGGTGGTGCCCCGGATGAGCTGGCGCTGACGGACCGCACGCTGCAGCTTCTCGCCGTGGCGTGGCTTGTCTGCATCGTCCTCGCCGTCTACATCACCCCGGCGGTCCTCTAG
- a CDS encoding ribbon-helix-helix protein, CopG family, translating into MEQWVAEAEEGYDVDELKKRGRAAAPTHVVAVRLTTDELESLDRLAAERDPSRSELVRQAIAALTAA; encoded by the coding sequence TTGGAACAGTGGGTCGCGGAAGCGGAAGAGGGCTACGACGTTGACGAGCTAAAGAAGCGTGGTCGCGCCGCTGCCCCAACGCACGTCGTTGCTGTTCGCCTAACGACGGACGAGCTGGAGTCGCTCGATCGACTCGCTGCAGAGAGGGATCCCTCGCGGTCTGAGCTCGTGCGCCAAGCCATCGCTGCCTTAACAGCTGCGTGA